A portion of the Babylonia areolata isolate BAREFJ2019XMU chromosome 4, ASM4173473v1, whole genome shotgun sequence genome contains these proteins:
- the LOC143281675 gene encoding anti-sigma-I factor RsgI6-like, which translates to MGAVRGEVLQNGGFESMSGWDCWNIQCHLNSDRHSGQHSVLATGRSHYWEGPSQMITVTPGRSYQVSGWVKLLNGAGGQNLMLEIDYTLADNSHHYETAASSGNKGPSDGWVHLSGGFTVPDNLNIRATRFYFQGPTAGTQFLADDASVTSTSGTSSSGTSSTSHGTGNSHSVIDQIRKSNINIRVTTAANINKQDVTLQVKQTKKSFPFGTAVNSWKYNENAAGGRYRDFIHQHFNWAVPENALKWITIEPNRGQKNYDLALNMIHGLRSHGIKVRGHNLVWSVDQFVQGWLKGLYGDTLKAVVRDHIHEVMHKTQGLVEHWDVNNENLHGRWYQNQLNDPSYNLQLFRIAHGTDPAVKLFLNDYNVVANWGSTNDYLHQAQQFKSANVGLYGLGAQCHFGDEENPDTNGIKQRLDTLAGVGVPIWVTELDVMAQDENRRADFYERALRAMYGHPAVEGILFWGFWDQAHWRGEKAALVRGDNLDLTAAGRRVLDLFERQWMTQDTRDLAHAGNSYSVRGFHGDYQLHVLYKGQELGHLAQNFTLGKNDHSLTLNIHL; encoded by the exons atgggggcTGTGAGGGGGGAGGTGCTACAGAACGGAGGGTTCGAGTCCATGTCGGGCTGGGACTGTTGGAACATCCAGTGTCACCTCAACTCGGACCGACACTCCGGACAACACAGCGTGCTGGCCACGGGCCG GTCTCACTACTGGGAGGGCCCCTCCCAGATGATCACAGTGACCCCAGGCAGGTCGTACCAGGTCAGTGGATGGGTCAAACTGCTGAACGGGGCGGGCGGCCAGAATCTCATGCTGGAGATAGACTACACCTTGGcag ACAACAGTCACCACTACGAGACAGCGGCGTCCAGTGGGAACAAGGGTCCGTCGGACGGCTGGGTGCACCTGAGCGGGGGCTTCACCGTGCCGGACAATCTCA ACATCCGCGCCACACGTTTCTACTTCCAAGGGCCCACAGCGGGCACACAGTTCCTGGCAGATGACGCCTCCGTCACCTCCACCTCTGGCACGTCCTCCTCCGGCACTTCTTCCACCTCGCACGGCACGGGCAACTCGCACTCCGTCATTGACCAGATCCGGAAGTCTAACATCAACATCCG GGTGACGACAGCAGCCAACATCAATAAGCAAGACGTGACGTTGCAG GTGAAGCAGACAAAAAAGTCGTTCCCGTTCGGCACGGCAGTGAACTCGTGGAAGTACAACGAAAATGCCGCTGGGGGGCGCTACCGGGACTTCATCCACCAGCACTTCAACTGGGCCGTGCCCGAAAACGCCCTCAAGTGGATCACCATTGAGCCCAACAGG GGGCAGAAGAACTATGACCTGGCCCTCAACATGATCCATGGACTGAGGAGTCATGG aatcaAAGTGCGGGGCCACAATCTGGTGTGGTCAGTGGACCAGTTCGTGCAGGGCTGGCTGAAGGGACTGTACGGAGACACGCTGAAAGCCGTGGTCAGAGACCACATCCACGAGGTCATGCACAAGACACAGGGACT GGTGGAGCACTGGGACGTGAACAACGAGAACCTGCACGGCCGGTGGTACCAGAACCAGCTGAATGACCCTTCCTACAACCTGCAGCTGTTCCGCATTGCTCACGGCACTGACCCCGCCGTCAAACTCTTCCTCAACGACTACAACGTCGTGGCCAACTGGGGATCCACCAAC GACTACCTGCACCAGGCCCAGCAGTTCAAGTCGGCCAACGTGGGGCTGTACGGGCTGGGAGCTCAGTGTCATTTCGGTGATGAGGAGAACCCTGACACCAACGGTATCAAG CAACGTCTGGACACACTGGCGGGTGTGGGAGTGCCCATATGGGTGACGGAGTTGGACGTGATGGCGCAGGACGAGAACCGCAGAGCTGACTTCTATGAGAGAGCGCTCCGTGCAATGTACGGTCACCCGGCAGTGGAGGGCATTTTGTTCTGGGGATTCTGGGACCAGGCACACTGGAGGGGAGAGAAGGCCGCCCTCGTCAGGGGAGATAACctggac CTGACGGCAGCAGGGCGCCGCGTGCTGGACCTGTTTGAGAGACAGTGGATGACGCAGGACACACGTGACCTGGCCCACGCGGGTAACAGCTACAGTGTGCGCGGCTTTCACGGGGACTACCAGCTGCACGTGCTGTACAAGGGTCAGGAGCTGGGACACCTGGCACAGAACTTCACCCTGGGAAAGAACGACCACAGTCTGACCCTCAACATCCACCTGTGA